A portion of the Cellulophaga algicola DSM 14237 genome contains these proteins:
- the gyrB gene encoding DNA topoisomerase (ATP-hydrolyzing) subunit B, translated as MSEEANKDEQKKNNYSADSIQALEGMEHVRMRPSMYIGDVGVRGLHHLVYEVVDNSIDEAMGGHCDTITVAINEDNSITVRDNGRGIPVDIHKKEGVSALQVVMTKIGAGGKFDKDSYKVSGGLHGVGVSCVNALSKDLKATVFRNGTIYEQEYQKGKALYPVKSIGETEIRGTEVTFYPDETIFTQTVEFNYDTLANRMRELSYLNKGVSITMTDKRQKDKDTPSGFHEERFYSEEGLKEFIKFLDGNREPLIKGVISMEGEKNGIPVEVAMVYNTSYTENLHSYVNNINTHEGGTHLSGFRRGLTSTLKKYADASGMLEKLKFEIQGDDFREGLTAIISVKVGEPQFEGQTKTKLGNREVSAAVSQAVSEMLSDYLEENPEDAKIIVQKVVLAATARHAATKAREMVQRKTVMSIGGLPGKLSDCSDQDPVNCEVFLVEGDSAGGTAKQGRDRMFQAILPLRGKILNVEKAMRHRVFENEEIKNIYTALGVSIGTEEDSQALNLEKLRYHKVVIMCDADVDGSHIETLILTFFFRYMRELVEAGHVYIATPPLYLVKKGAKKRYAWNDKERDEIAESFNGSVGIQRYKGLGEMNAEQLWDTTMNPEFRTLRQVVIENATETDRVFSMLMGDEVPPRREFIEKNAVYANIDA; from the coding sequence ATGAGCGAAGAAGCAAATAAAGACGAGCAAAAGAAAAATAATTACTCAGCGGATAGTATCCAAGCCTTAGAGGGTATGGAGCATGTACGTATGCGTCCTTCCATGTATATTGGAGATGTAGGTGTTAGAGGGTTGCACCATTTAGTATACGAGGTAGTAGATAACTCTATTGATGAGGCAATGGGTGGTCATTGTGATACTATTACTGTTGCTATAAATGAAGATAATTCTATTACGGTTAGAGATAACGGTCGTGGTATTCCGGTAGATATACACAAAAAAGAAGGTGTATCAGCATTACAAGTTGTAATGACTAAGATTGGTGCTGGTGGTAAATTTGACAAGGATTCATACAAAGTATCTGGTGGTTTGCACGGGGTAGGTGTTTCTTGTGTAAACGCATTATCCAAAGATTTAAAAGCTACAGTTTTTCGTAATGGAACTATTTACGAACAGGAATATCAAAAAGGAAAAGCATTATACCCTGTTAAGAGTATTGGCGAGACTGAAATAAGAGGTACGGAAGTAACTTTTTATCCAGATGAAACGATATTTACGCAAACGGTAGAGTTTAATTACGATACGCTTGCTAATAGAATGCGTGAGCTTTCTTATTTGAATAAAGGAGTTTCTATCACGATGACAGATAAACGTCAAAAAGATAAAGACACTCCTAGTGGTTTTCATGAAGAACGTTTCTATTCAGAAGAAGGTTTAAAAGAATTTATAAAATTCCTAGATGGAAATCGTGAGCCACTTATAAAAGGGGTGATTTCTATGGAAGGGGAGAAAAACGGAATTCCTGTAGAAGTTGCGATGGTTTACAATACCTCCTATACAGAGAATTTACATTCTTATGTGAATAATATTAATACACATGAGGGTGGTACACATTTATCTGGTTTTAGAAGAGGGTTAACAAGTACTTTAAAAAAGTATGCGGATGCTTCTGGAATGTTAGAGAAATTAAAGTTTGAAATTCAAGGAGATGATTTTAGAGAGGGATTAACAGCTATTATATCTGTAAAAGTTGGTGAACCTCAATTTGAAGGGCAGACTAAAACTAAATTAGGTAACCGTGAAGTTTCTGCAGCAGTTAGTCAGGCAGTATCAGAAATGTTATCAGATTATTTAGAAGAAAATCCTGAAGATGCTAAAATAATAGTTCAGAAGGTTGTCCTTGCTGCAACTGCACGTCACGCCGCTACTAAAGCGCGTGAAATGGTACAGCGTAAAACGGTAATGAGTATTGGTGGTTTACCTGGTAAACTATCAGATTGTTCAGATCAAGATCCTGTAAACTGCGAAGTATTTCTTGTAGAGGGAGATTCGGCAGGGGGTACGGCTAAGCAAGGTCGTGATCGTATGTTTCAAGCTATTTTGCCGTTAAGAGGTAAGATTCTTAATGTAGAAAAGGCAATGCGACATAGGGTTTTTGAGAACGAAGAAATTAAAAATATTTATACAGCCCTTGGTGTATCTATAGGTACGGAAGAGGATAGCCAGGCGCTAAACTTAGAAAAGTTAAGATATCATAAGGTAGTCATCATGTGTGATGCAGATGTCGATGGTAGCCATATTGAAACTTTAATTCTTACCTTCTTTTTTAGATACATGAGAGAGTTAGTAGAAGCAGGGCATGTTTATATTGCAACGCCTCCGTTATACCTTGTTAAAAAAGGAGCTAAGAAACGCTATGCTTGGAATGATAAAGAGCGTGATGAAATAGCAGAAAGCTTCAATGGTAGTGTTGGAATACAACGTTACAAAGGTCTTGGGGAAATGAACGCAGAGCAATTGTGGGATACTACAATGAATCCTGAATTTAGAACTTTAAGGCAAGTTGTTATTGAAAATGCAACGGAAACAGATCGTGTTTTCTCTATGTTGATGGGGGATGAAGTGCCGCCACGAAGAGAATTTATTGAGAAAAATGCTGTATATGCGAACATTGATGCATAG
- the mdh gene encoding malate dehydrogenase produces the protein MKVTVVGAGAVGASCAEYIAIKNFASEVVLLDIKEGFAEGKAMDLMQTASLNGFDTKITGITNDYAATAGSDVAVITSGIPRKPGMTREELIGINAGIVKTVSSNLIKYSPNVILIVVSNPMDTMTYLVHKTTGLAKNKIIGMGGALDSARFKYRLAEALGAPISDVDGMVIGGHSDTGMVPLTAHATRNSIKVSEFLSEERLTQVADDTKVGGATLTKLLGTSAWYAPGAAVSSMVQAIACDQKKMFPCSTYLEGEYDLNDICIGVPVILGKEGIEKIITIPLSDADKAKMQESAAGVKKTNDLLAL, from the coding sequence ATGAAAGTTACAGTCGTAGGAGCAGGTGCTGTTGGTGCAAGTTGTGCTGAGTACATAGCTATAAAGAATTTTGCATCAGAAGTAGTATTGTTAGATATTAAGGAAGGATTCGCTGAAGGAAAAGCGATGGATTTAATGCAAACAGCTTCTTTAAATGGTTTTGATACAAAGATAACAGGTATAACTAATGACTATGCTGCAACTGCAGGTAGTGATGTTGCTGTAATAACATCTGGTATTCCTCGTAAGCCAGGAATGACAAGAGAAGAACTAATTGGTATTAATGCAGGAATTGTAAAGACAGTTTCTTCTAATCTTATTAAGTATTCTCCTAATGTAATCCTTATTGTTGTTAGTAATCCTATGGATACAATGACATATTTGGTACATAAAACAACTGGACTAGCAAAAAATAAGATTATTGGAATGGGTGGTGCTTTAGATAGTGCTCGTTTCAAATATAGATTAGCAGAGGCTTTAGGGGCTCCTATTTCAGATGTGGATGGAATGGTAATTGGTGGTCATAGTGATACAGGTATGGTGCCGTTAACAGCTCATGCTACTCGCAATAGTATTAAGGTTTCTGAGTTTTTATCAGAAGAAAGATTAACTCAGGTTGCAGATGATACTAAGGTTGGTGGTGCTACATTAACAAAATTATTAGGAACTAGTGCTTGGTATGCGCCAGGAGCAGCAGTTTCTAGTATGGTTCAAGCAATTGCTTGTGACCAGAAGAAAATGTTCCCGTGTTCAACGTATTTAGAAGGTGAGTATGACTTAAATGATATTTGTATTGGTGTACCCGTAATTTTAGGTAAAGAGGGTATCGAAAAAATTATAACTATTCCTTTAAGTGATGCAGATAAAGCTAAAATGCAAGAAAGTGCAGCAGGAGTAAAGAAAACAAACGATTTGTTAGCGCTATAA
- a CDS encoding ATP-binding cassette domain-containing protein: MSHTIIFTTNTLSTKALITKLIEDKNVLEPEVFQGLQGDALTKSKIEALIFEEEVHDIKTATKNTSQSLKSMSSGEQRKVVLEHLLNSNLDYLVLDNPFDNLDHESIADLKQSIEKNASKIIFIIVLSRKSDALDFITTRFQLLDNGSLALIDNSNKSNPEIHFTKEIPKPIKSIHGEGDSLINFKNIEVSFDEKLILKNINWEIKKNSFWQLIGKNGSGKTTLLSLITGENNKGYGQELYLFGKKKGTGETIWDIKQKIGYYTPTLTHNFKRTDTVKNMLISGLNDSIGLYKIPTENQLLLAKEWLEALNMEHLAEKVFIELPVGQQRLIMIGRAMIKHPLVLILDEPTENLDDDSAALFVALTNKIALETTTAIIFVSHREEVGLNPKNKFELTKTTNGSIGTITK, translated from the coding sequence ATGTCACATACCATCATTTTCACCACAAATACCCTATCAACAAAAGCATTAATTACTAAGCTTATAGAAGATAAAAATGTATTAGAACCAGAAGTATTTCAAGGCCTTCAGGGAGATGCACTTACAAAATCAAAAATTGAAGCCTTAATTTTTGAAGAAGAAGTACATGATATAAAAACAGCCACTAAAAACACTTCGCAAAGCCTAAAATCTATGTCTAGCGGAGAACAACGAAAAGTGGTACTCGAACATCTATTGAATTCAAATCTAGACTACCTAGTGTTAGACAATCCGTTTGATAATTTAGATCACGAATCTATTGCCGATCTAAAACAATCCATTGAAAAAAATGCATCAAAAATTATATTCATTATCGTTTTAAGCAGAAAAAGTGATGCCTTAGATTTTATTACCACTAGATTCCAACTTTTAGATAACGGATCATTGGCATTAATTGATAATAGCAATAAAAGCAACCCCGAAATTCACTTTACAAAAGAAATTCCTAAACCCATTAAAAGTATACACGGCGAAGGAGATTCATTAATTAATTTTAAAAACATAGAAGTCAGTTTTGATGAAAAACTCATATTAAAAAATATCAATTGGGAAATTAAAAAAAACTCCTTCTGGCAACTCATCGGTAAAAATGGGAGCGGAAAAACCACCTTACTATCATTAATTACCGGGGAAAACAACAAAGGATATGGTCAAGAATTATATCTCTTTGGAAAGAAAAAAGGGACTGGTGAGACTATTTGGGATATTAAGCAGAAGATTGGCTATTACACACCAACACTAACACATAACTTTAAACGCACTGACACGGTTAAAAACATGCTTATTTCTGGTTTAAACGACTCTATAGGGCTATATAAAATCCCAACAGAAAATCAGCTCTTATTAGCTAAAGAATGGCTAGAAGCCCTTAATATGGAGCATCTGGCAGAAAAGGTTTTTATAGAGCTCCCTGTTGGACAACAACGATTGATTATGATTGGTAGAGCTATGATTAAACACCCTTTAGTCCTTATACTTGATGAACCTACAGAAAATCTTGATGATGATAGTGCCGCCTTGTTTGTTGCCCTCACCAATAAAATAGCATTAGAAACAACCACTGCTATTATTTTTGTCTCACATAGAGAAGAAGTTGGTTTAAACCCTAAAAACAAATTTGAACTAACAAAAACTACCAACGGCTCTATAGGAACTATTACAAAATAA
- a CDS encoding DUF6588 family protein codes for MKHFFLLLVLISGLSVTAQADINNLFAAGVDDAERFTNDYMAPLSEGMIYSISNGWYNSGETKPLGGFEISIIGNMASFKNKENKKSFDLNTAEYENIQFVDGSISKAVSSGLGDLEGIRVFVEGEVAPGVSSREEFELPTGLSSENINFVPSAFLQVSVGLIKGIELKARFLPKIDTDEVAVGFYGVGLQHELTSLLPAEKIWPVAVSGVIGYTHLNGTYDFTDTEIIAGENQKIDAKINSWNFQAIVSTKLPIINFYGGLGYITGNSKTDVLGTYIVKSGPFQQTIEDPFTLTKKVSGATANIGTKLKLGFFRLHADYTIAQFNSLSVGINFGFR; via the coding sequence ATGAAACACTTTTTTCTTTTACTAGTCCTAATTTCTGGTTTGTCGGTAACAGCGCAAGCAGATATTAATAATCTTTTTGCAGCGGGTGTAGATGATGCGGAGCGTTTTACAAACGATTATATGGCGCCGCTCTCAGAAGGAATGATTTATAGCATCTCTAATGGTTGGTATAATTCTGGGGAAACGAAACCTCTTGGGGGTTTTGAGATTTCAATTATCGGAAACATGGCTTCGTTTAAAAATAAAGAAAATAAGAAATCTTTTGATTTGAATACGGCAGAGTATGAAAATATTCAGTTTGTAGATGGCAGTATTTCTAAGGCAGTCTCTTCGGGCTTAGGAGACTTAGAAGGTATTCGTGTTTTCGTAGAAGGAGAAGTTGCACCGGGGGTATCTAGTCGTGAAGAATTTGAGCTGCCAACTGGGTTATCGTCAGAAAATATCAATTTTGTTCCTTCTGCTTTTTTACAAGTAAGTGTAGGTCTTATAAAAGGGATAGAGCTTAAAGCACGTTTTCTGCCTAAGATAGATACGGATGAAGTTGCCGTAGGTTTTTACGGTGTTGGTTTGCAACATGAGCTTACGAGTTTGTTGCCTGCAGAAAAAATTTGGCCAGTAGCTGTTTCAGGAGTTATAGGGTACACGCATTTAAATGGTACTTATGATTTTACGGATACTGAAATTATTGCAGGAGAAAACCAAAAAATTGATGCAAAAATAAATTCATGGAATTTTCAAGCAATTGTATCTACAAAATTACCAATTATTAATTTTTATGGTGGCTTAGGGTATATTACAGGGAATTCTAAAACAGATGTGCTAGGTACTTATATTGTGAAGTCAGGGCCTTTTCAACAAACGATAGAAGATCCTTTTACATTAACTAAAAAAGTTTCTGGGGCAACTGCAAATATTGGTACTAAGTTAAAATTAGGCTTTTTTAGACTTCACGCAGATTATACTATAGCGCAATTCAATAGTTTATCTGTAGGGATAAATTTTGGCTTTAGGTAG
- a CDS encoding GNAT family N-acetyltransferase, with protein MDYLVNNITSDRLLFRKLTPSDFELWLPFHEDKRTSKFWNGLPKDPRTACEADFERTFYRYKNKLGGKFALIGKQNNKLLGLAGLLIQEVNHKKELEIAYSLLPEYWGFGYALEAATECKIFAQKNNLSTSLISIIHIDNIPSQNVAIRNGMTLDFETTYHDNPVYIFKTIR; from the coding sequence ATGGATTATCTGGTAAATAACATCACATCTGATCGGTTATTATTTAGAAAATTAACCCCAAGCGATTTTGAATTATGGTTACCATTTCATGAAGATAAAAGAACATCTAAATTCTGGAATGGTCTACCTAAAGATCCGAGAACTGCCTGTGAGGCAGATTTTGAAAGAACATTTTACCGGTATAAAAATAAGCTTGGCGGTAAATTTGCATTGATAGGGAAACAAAATAATAAACTCCTAGGGTTAGCAGGCTTGCTTATCCAAGAAGTTAACCATAAAAAAGAGCTTGAGATCGCCTATTCACTGCTTCCTGAATATTGGGGATTTGGATATGCTTTGGAAGCAGCAACCGAATGCAAAATATTTGCACAAAAAAATAATTTAAGCACTTCCCTGATCAGTATTATCCACATTGATAACATACCTTCTCAAAATGTAGCCATACGAAATGGCATGACGCTAGATTTTGAAACTACCTACCACGACAACCCCGTTTATATATTTAAAACAATACGCTAA
- the secDF gene encoding protein translocase subunit SecDF: MQNKGLIKLFAFLFGLVSIYQLSYTFITNNVEKKAATYATNSISSTETDYLNLRKDLETRYLDSIGEESIMGFTSYNDAKKKELNKGLDLKGGINVTLQISVKDILKGLANNTSNAKFNEALANADAASKNSSDTYIDLFFQAFENLKGDTKLASPEVFANKSLSDVINFQMTDDQVKPIIRTKIDESIISAFEVLRERIDGFGVTQPNIQREGSSGRILVELPGARDIARAQELLSSTAQLEFWETYRPDNQNLSQFLFAANERLKTLVEVEVPETVSKPESEIDSLLSDVAQDSIDFASEVNPLISLLIPGEPGAQSFVRASTKDTAQISAYLKMPEIRRLVPKELQFVKFLWERPTEGAEIVGLYALQSNRAATPRISGDVVSDARDDFDPRSRPAVTMSMNTRGAKEWQKLTSDANLNGTGIAIVLDNKVYTAPGVSQVGGISGGRSEITGSFTINETKDIANVLRAGKLPAKAEIVQSEIVGPSLGQEAIDSGFNSFAIAMVFVLVWMIFYYGRAGAFADVALLFNILLIFGVLTSIKAVLTLPGIAGIVLTIGMSVDANVLIFERIKEEIAKGKGKSLAIADGFSNALSSILDANITTGLTAVILFVFGSGPIKGFATTLIIGILTSLFTAIFITRLLIGWYLSAKDRKLEFSTGLTKNLFKNVHINFLSKRKYAYIFSTVLIVIGLYSLFFGPGLQQGVDFLGGRSYQVRFEQPVNPSEMSTELNAVFGTGTNVKTYGEDNQVMITTAYKVAVEGIEVDTEIQNKLFTTLQKYFPDGTSFSDFSVANDDKAIGIMSSKKVGPTIADDIKSNAFWAIIGSLAVVFLYILFRFRKWQFSLGAVAAVFHDVLIVLGIFSIFGKIMPFNMEIDQAFIAAILTVIGYSLNDTVVVFDRIREIVAERGWSAGENTNLALNSTLGRTLNTSLTTVIVLLAIFAFGGDSLRGFMFAMIIGVVVGTYSSLFIATPVMFDTLKKSTQDGEEKEEE, from the coding sequence ATGCAGAATAAAGGACTTATAAAGCTTTTCGCTTTTTTGTTTGGATTGGTAAGTATCTATCAATTGTCTTACACGTTTATAACAAACAATGTTGAAAAGAAAGCAGCAACCTATGCTACTAACAGTATTTCTAGTACTGAAACCGATTATTTAAATCTAAGAAAAGATTTAGAAACCAGGTATTTAGACTCTATTGGAGAAGAATCTATTATGGGCTTTACCTCCTATAATGATGCTAAAAAGAAAGAGCTAAATAAAGGATTAGATTTAAAAGGAGGGATTAATGTTACGCTTCAGATATCTGTAAAGGATATCTTAAAAGGGCTAGCAAATAACACTTCAAATGCTAAATTTAATGAAGCATTAGCTAATGCAGATGCGGCTTCAAAAAACAGTAGTGATACGTATATCGATTTGTTTTTTCAAGCTTTTGAAAATTTAAAAGGAGATACAAAATTAGCATCGCCAGAGGTTTTTGCAAACAAAAGCTTAAGTGATGTTATTAATTTTCAGATGACAGATGATCAGGTAAAACCTATCATTAGAACTAAAATAGATGAATCTATTATTTCTGCATTTGAAGTACTAAGAGAACGTATCGATGGTTTTGGAGTTACACAGCCAAATATTCAAAGAGAAGGTTCGTCAGGACGTATATTAGTAGAATTGCCAGGAGCTAGAGATATAGCACGTGCGCAAGAGTTACTTTCTAGTACAGCTCAGTTAGAGTTTTGGGAAACGTACAGACCAGACAATCAAAATTTAAGTCAGTTTTTATTTGCAGCAAATGAGAGATTAAAAACTCTTGTTGAGGTTGAAGTGCCGGAAACAGTAAGCAAGCCAGAATCAGAAATAGATTCTTTATTGTCTGATGTGGCTCAGGATTCAATTGATTTTGCAAGTGAAGTTAACCCGTTAATTAGCCTGTTGATACCTGGTGAGCCTGGTGCACAGTCTTTCGTTAGGGCGTCAACTAAAGATACAGCTCAGATTTCTGCATATTTAAAAATGCCAGAAATTAGAAGATTGGTTCCTAAAGAATTGCAGTTTGTAAAATTCTTATGGGAAAGACCAACTGAAGGTGCTGAAATCGTAGGTTTGTATGCTTTACAATCAAATAGAGCAGCTACGCCTAGAATTAGTGGAGATGTTGTGAGCGATGCTCGTGATGATTTTGATCCTCGTAGTAGACCAGCGGTAACTATGAGTATGAATACAAGAGGAGCAAAAGAATGGCAGAAATTAACGAGTGATGCTAATCTTAATGGTACTGGTATTGCTATTGTATTAGATAATAAAGTTTATACAGCTCCGGGAGTTTCACAAGTTGGTGGTATTTCTGGTGGTCGATCAGAAATTACAGGTTCATTTACGATTAATGAAACTAAAGATATAGCAAATGTTTTAAGAGCGGGTAAATTACCTGCTAAGGCTGAAATTGTACAATCAGAAATTGTTGGTCCATCATTAGGACAGGAAGCTATTGATAGTGGTTTCAATTCTTTTGCAATAGCAATGGTTTTTGTGCTAGTTTGGATGATATTTTATTACGGTAGAGCTGGTGCTTTTGCAGATGTTGCTTTATTGTTCAACATACTTTTAATCTTTGGAGTGTTAACAAGTATAAAAGCTGTTCTAACGCTTCCTGGTATTGCAGGTATCGTATTAACTATCGGTATGTCAGTAGATGCTAACGTACTTATATTTGAACGTATTAAGGAAGAAATTGCAAAAGGGAAAGGTAAATCATTAGCAATTGCCGATGGTTTTAGTAATGCATTGTCTTCTATATTAGATGCCAACATTACTACTGGATTAACTGCGGTTATCTTATTTGTATTTGGTTCAGGACCAATTAAAGGTTTTGCAACTACCTTAATCATTGGTATTTTAACATCGCTTTTTACTGCGATTTTTATTACTCGTTTATTAATTGGATGGTATTTGTCAGCAAAAGACAGAAAATTAGAATTCTCTACAGGCTTAACGAAAAACTTGTTCAAGAATGTACATATTAACTTCTTATCTAAAAGAAAATATGCGTACATATTTTCAACGGTTTTAATTGTTATTGGTTTGTATTCATTATTCTTTGGACCTGGATTACAACAAGGAGTAGATTTCTTGGGAGGTCGTTCATATCAAGTTCGTTTTGAGCAACCCGTTAACCCTTCAGAAATGTCAACAGAATTGAATGCTGTTTTTGGTACTGGTACTAATGTTAAAACATATGGTGAAGATAATCAGGTAATGATTACCACAGCATATAAAGTAGCTGTTGAAGGTATTGAGGTTGATACTGAAATCCAGAATAAATTATTTACAACATTACAGAAGTATTTTCCTGATGGAACATCTTTTAGTGATTTTTCAGTAGCTAATGATGATAAAGCTATAGGTATAATGTCCTCTAAGAAAGTAGGTCCAACTATTGCTGATGACATTAAGAGCAATGCATTTTGGGCTATTATTGGTTCATTAGCCGTAGTGTTTTTGTATATCTTATTCCGTTTCCGTAAATGGCAATTCTCTTTAGGAGCTGTAGCAGCGGTATTCCATGATGTATTAATTGTATTAGGAATCTTCTCTATCTTTGGTAAAATCATGCCATTTAATATGGAAATCGATCAAGCCTTTATTGCGGCAATACTTACTGTAATTGGTTATTCTTTGAATGATACTGTGGTAGTGTTTGACCGTATTCGTGAAATAGTTGCGGAAAGAGGTTGGAGTGCAGGAGAGAATACAAATCTTGCATTGAATAGTACATTAGGAAGAACCTTAAATACGTCTTTAACGACTGTTATAGTTCTTCTTGCAATCTTTGCTTTCGGTGGAGATTCATTAAGAGGATTTATGTTTGCTATGATCATTGGTGTAGTGGTAGGTACCTACTCTTCATTGTTTATTGCAACTCCTGTAATGTTTGATACATTAAAGAAGAGTACTCAAGATGGTGAGGAGAAAGAAGAAGAATAA
- a CDS encoding IS3 family transposase (programmed frameshift) produces the protein MKHSIITVDKRTQRDYNLGFKLSVVHQVEKGEMTYKQAQKAYGIQGRSTVLVWLRKHGTLDWTKPIRRQMPKSKETPAQKIKRLERELSDEKLRNKILNTMIDISDKQYGTAIRKKPFAQSIQHIRQEQRLSLSRCCRLFGVSRQAVYQAEKRIIKREQEFIKVKNLVEGVRKDMPRLGTRKLYYLLKEEFAKHNLKIGRDALFGYLRSESMLIRPRKNYTKTTNSKHWLRKHPNLMKEIKVSRPEEFFVSDVTYIKSRERTHYLSLVTDAYSRKIMGYHLSDDMSAENVVKAVRMAKNNRLTSKDLIHHSDRGLQYCSGIYQKELRLSNMTPSMTDGYDCYQNALAERINGILKGEFLIYKCNTGKELKKLIAESIKTYNNKRPHLSLKYKTPNFVHNKKPEKLASLV, from the exons ATGAAACATTCAATTATTACGGTAGACAAGCGTACCCAACGCGATTATAATTTGGGCTTTAAATTAAGTGTTGTCCATCAGGTTGAAAAAGGCGAGATGACTTATAAGCAGGCGCAAAAGGCTTATGGTATTCAAGGTAGAAGTACTGTTTTGGTTTGGTTGAGAAAACATGGTACATTAGATTGGACTAAACCAATACGTCGTCAAATGCCAAAATCAAAAGAAACACCTGCCCAAAAAATCAAACGTTTGGAGAGAGAACTTTCCGATGAAAAACTCAGGAACAAAATTCTCAATACTATGATTGACATCTCCGATAAACAGTATGGTACCGCTATCAGAAAAAAGC CATTCGCCCAATCAATCCAGCACATCCGACAAGAACAACGATTAAGTTTATCTCGTTGTTGTCGATTGTTTGGGGTAAGTAGACAAGCGGTCTATCAAGCAGAAAAACGGATTATAAAAAGAGAACAGGAGTTTATAAAAGTAAAGAACTTGGTTGAAGGTGTTCGCAAGGATATGCCCAGGCTCGGTACACGAAAGCTGTATTACCTGTTAAAGGAAGAATTCGCAAAGCACAATTTAAAAATAGGAAGAGATGCCCTGTTTGGATATTTACGCTCGGAATCGATGTTGATAAGGCCAAGGAAGAATTACACCAAGACAACAAACTCTAAACATTGGCTTAGAAAACATCCTAATCTGATGAAAGAAATCAAAGTTTCCAGACCAGAAGAGTTCTTCGTCAGTGACGTTACATATATCAAAAGTAGAGAGCGGACACATTACCTATCCTTGGTAACCGATGCCTATAGTAGAAAAATAATGGGATATCACCTTAGTGATGATATGAGTGCCGAAAATGTGGTAAAAGCAGTGAGAATGGCTAAAAACAATAGATTGACAAGTAAAGATCTAATTCATCATTCCGATAGAGGATTGCAGTATTGCTCCGGCATATACCAAAAAGAACTAAGGCTAAGCAATATGACTCCGTCAATGACAGATGGTTATGATTGCTACCAAAATGCATTGGCAGAACGAATCAACGGCATATTGAAAGGGGAATTCCTAATCTATAAATGTAACACTGGCAAAGAGTTGAAAAAACTTATAGCAGAATCAATAAAAACGTATAACAACAAAAGACCACACTTGAGTCTAAAATATAAAACACCTAACTTTGTACATAACAAAAAACCAGAGAAGCTAGCTTCTCTGGTTTAA